The following are encoded together in the Salvelinus alpinus chromosome 29, SLU_Salpinus.1, whole genome shotgun sequence genome:
- the LOC139559458 gene encoding neurexophilin-1: protein MQATCWCAMLLLTPAVYLVTSVHASKGDLLKSGSPKSTLKHIWTESGKDLSISRLLSQTLHGKENTTALDLRYDTPEPYSEQDLWDWLRNSTDLQDSRPRAKRRPMVKTGKFKKMFGWGDFHSNIKTVKLNLLITGKIVDHGNGTFSVYFRHNSTGQGNVSVSLVPPTKVVEFDVAAQQSVIDAKDSKSFNCRIEYEKVEKGARNTLCNFDPSKTCYQEQTQSHVSWLCSKPFKVICIYISFYSTDYKLVQKVCPDYNYHSETPYFPSG from the coding sequence GTGACAAGTGTACATGCTTCCAAGGGAGACCTCCTCAAGTCGGGCAGCCCCAAGTCGACGTTAAAACATATATGGACAGAAAGCGGCAAGGACCTGTCAATCAGCAGGTTGCTGTCACAGACTCTCCATGGCAAAGAGAACACCACGGCTCTGGACCTGCGCTACGACACCCCGGAGCCCTACTCCGAGCAGGACCTCTGGGACTGGCTGAGGAACTCTACCGACCTCCAGGATTCTAGACCTAGAGCCAAACGGCGGCCTATGGTCAAGACGGGCAAGTTCAAGAAGATGTTTGGCTGGGGAGACTTCCACTCCAACATCAAGACAGTCAAGCTCAACCTCCTCATCACCGGGAAGATCGTGGACCACGGCAACGGAACCTTCAGCGTCTACTTCAGACACAACTCCACAGGCCAGGGCAACGTGTCTGTGAGTCTCGTCCCGCCAACCAAGGTCGTGGAGTTCGACGTGGCAGCCCAGCAGTCCGTGATCGATGCCAAGGACTCCAAGTCCTTCAACTGCCGCATCGAGTACGAGAAGGTGGAGAAGGGCGCCAGGAACACGCTGTGTAACTTCGACCCGTCCAAGACGTGTtaccaagagcagactcagagcCACGTCTCCTGGCTCTGTTCCAAGCCCTTTAAAGTAATCTGCATCTACATCTCCTTCTACAGCACTGACTACAAGCTGGTGCAGAAAGTCTGTCCGGACTACAACTACCACAGTGAAACTCCCTACTTCCCCTCTGGCTGA